One part of the Gemmatimonas sp. genome encodes these proteins:
- a CDS encoding ABC-F family ATP-binding cassette domain-containing protein, translated as MTLLSCSNIGISFGATELLKNVTFTVGEGERWGIIGRNGAGKSSIFSVVTGDRPPNVGAVARKPGMRHALLDQHRAFEGAATVWQAGAAAWREVIALEQSIADQAMQLGELGDKVSDEMLERFGRDQERFGDMGGYEYHARVDAVLQGLGFDAEESKTRLVSTLSGGERGRVGLAAQLIAPADLLMLDEPTNHLDLDTIHWLQEWLKEAGETVLVVSHDRAFLDAISTHILHIEAKSSEWYRGNYSQFVPQRAERRLTRERELEKQRAYVKKEEEYIRRNIAGVNSFQAKGKRKRLERLPRLAPPPGDPAAMSLEFKVAERGGDQVVDIKALRVEVPGRVLVEDFTAVLRRNDFVALVGPNGAGKSSFISTIMGDRAPASGEARVGSSITPAYFKQDLGDLPLDLSMYDAIQAQRPLWSRGAVQNHLGAFGFTQEEVFREIRSLSGGERARMALAIMTLSGANLLVLDEPTNHLDVENIEVLEDALGEYEGTVLIVSHDRAFLREVATRVWWFEGATLHDFDGSFVEWEEDQARRR; from the coding sequence GTGACTCTCCTCTCCTGTTCCAACATCGGCATTTCGTTCGGCGCCACCGAACTGCTCAAGAACGTCACCTTCACCGTGGGGGAAGGGGAGCGTTGGGGCATCATCGGGCGCAACGGCGCCGGCAAGTCGTCGATTTTCAGCGTGGTGACCGGTGACCGGCCGCCCAACGTGGGAGCCGTGGCGCGCAAGCCGGGGATGCGTCACGCGCTGCTCGACCAGCACCGCGCCTTTGAGGGGGCCGCCACCGTGTGGCAGGCCGGCGCCGCGGCGTGGCGTGAGGTCATCGCGCTGGAGCAGAGCATTGCCGATCAGGCCATGCAGTTGGGCGAGCTGGGGGACAAGGTCAGCGACGAGATGCTCGAACGATTCGGGCGCGACCAGGAGCGGTTCGGTGACATGGGCGGGTACGAGTACCACGCCCGCGTCGATGCCGTACTGCAGGGGCTGGGTTTCGACGCCGAGGAATCGAAGACGCGCTTGGTGAGTACACTGTCTGGCGGTGAACGCGGCCGTGTGGGGCTGGCGGCGCAGCTGATTGCGCCCGCCGACCTGCTCATGCTGGACGAACCCACGAACCACCTCGATCTCGACACCATTCACTGGTTGCAGGAGTGGCTCAAGGAGGCGGGCGAAACCGTCCTGGTGGTATCGCACGATCGTGCGTTCCTCGATGCCATCAGCACGCACATCCTGCACATCGAGGCCAAGTCGAGCGAGTGGTACCGTGGCAACTACAGCCAGTTCGTGCCGCAGCGCGCCGAACGGCGATTGACGCGCGAGCGTGAACTGGAGAAGCAGCGCGCGTACGTGAAGAAGGAGGAGGAGTACATCCGCCGGAATATTGCCGGGGTGAACTCCTTCCAGGCCAAGGGCAAGCGCAAGCGACTGGAGCGGTTGCCGCGGCTCGCGCCGCCGCCCGGTGATCCCGCTGCCATGTCGCTCGAATTCAAGGTGGCCGAGCGCGGAGGAGATCAGGTCGTCGACATCAAGGCGCTGCGCGTGGAGGTACCGGGGCGCGTGCTCGTGGAGGACTTCACGGCCGTGTTGCGCCGCAACGATTTCGTGGCGCTGGTGGGGCCGAATGGGGCTGGCAAGTCCTCGTTCATTTCCACCATCATGGGGGATCGTGCTCCGGCCAGCGGGGAGGCCCGCGTTGGCAGCTCTATCACGCCCGCGTACTTCAAGCAGGATCTGGGCGATTTGCCGCTCGACCTGAGCATGTACGACGCCATTCAGGCGCAGCGTCCGCTGTGGAGCCGTGGTGCGGTGCAGAACCATCTGGGCGCATTCGGCTTCACGCAGGAGGAGGTGTTCCGCGAGATCCGTTCACTCAGTGGCGGCGAGCGGGCGCGCATGGCGCTGGCCATTATGACCCTGTCCGGGGCCAACCTGCTCGTGCTGGATGAACCCACCAATCACCTCGACGTGGAGAACATCGAGGTGCTGGAAGATGCGCTGGGCGAGTACGAGGGGACGGTGCTCATTGTCAGCCACGACCGCGCGTTCCTGCGCGAGGTAGCCACGCGCGTGTGGTGGTTCGAGGGCGCCACGCTGCACGACTTCGACGGATCGTTCGTGGAGTGGGAGGAGGATCAGGCGCGTCGGCGCTGA
- a CDS encoding DUF5916 domain-containing protein: MSLLPLLVVPLLLTSVGTPPAAIRRVEPGPVYDGRSGKTKVSVPRAERVPVIDGLLDEPEWGTASVLTGFSQFFPNDGIAAQDSTEVLVWYSGTALHVGVRAHAAPGSVRATLADRDRITQDDNIQLFLGTYNDSRQALVFAVNPFGIQSDGVLTETGAATGGGGFASTTTRAREATDLAPDYVWRSKGRVTDRGYEVEIAIPFKSLRYRNVDVHTWQLNVVRTVQSTGHEQTWTTTKRASASFLAQSGTLDGLRDLQRGVTVDLIPTVTSSAFGGQGATPGSWRYDTQRPDIGGSARWGITSNLTLSGTANPDFSQVEADATQFSADPRIAVFFAERRPFFLESQEQFSTPNRLIYTRRISQPVFATKLTGKQRGFDIGVLSAVDSREASATGRESPLFNIVRLQRDLGKQSRLGFVYTDRTEGRNWNRVVGVDGRLVRGVYSVQAQAVRSFTRAGDVSGAAPLWDLSAVRNGRAFYARYVLNGISRDFDAQSGFIARPGIANVSATHRLNLFGKPGALVEVFSPEVYLLGRYQYADFVNRRPAQDAQLHLRTNTRLRGGWQVGAQWLREEFGYDRDLYTNYVLLRPAVGGRVDTLGYTGTRRLPNFDWVTSVSTPEFKRFSATTVAVWGQDENFPEWSSADILIFNQSLNLRPTEQLRLSATWAYETFRRKTDGSLVLSRNTPRVRAEYQITRQVFVRVIGEHSVVQQDSLRDDSRTELPVYLRQRDGTLRRAAAFERTRARLDVLFSYLPSPGTVVYFGYGDQLRADEPDGSRTLRRSADVFFAKVSYLFRMQ; the protein is encoded by the coding sequence GTGTCCCTGCTGCCCCTGTTGGTTGTGCCCCTGCTGCTGACCTCGGTCGGCACTCCGCCCGCGGCGATTCGGCGCGTGGAGCCGGGCCCGGTCTACGATGGTCGCAGCGGCAAGACGAAGGTGTCCGTGCCACGCGCCGAGCGGGTCCCGGTGATCGATGGCCTTCTCGACGAGCCGGAATGGGGCACTGCCTCCGTCCTCACCGGCTTCTCCCAGTTCTTTCCGAACGACGGGATCGCGGCACAGGACAGCACGGAGGTCCTGGTTTGGTACAGCGGTACAGCGCTGCACGTGGGCGTGCGCGCCCACGCGGCGCCGGGGAGCGTGCGCGCCACGCTCGCCGACCGTGATCGCATCACGCAGGACGACAACATCCAGCTCTTTCTTGGCACGTACAACGACAGCCGGCAGGCGCTGGTGTTTGCCGTCAATCCGTTCGGTATCCAGAGTGACGGCGTGCTTACCGAAACGGGCGCCGCAACCGGGGGGGGCGGCTTCGCGAGCACCACCACGCGGGCTCGGGAGGCCACCGACCTGGCGCCGGACTACGTGTGGCGCTCCAAGGGGCGCGTCACCGATCGCGGCTATGAGGTGGAGATCGCGATTCCCTTCAAGAGCCTCCGCTACCGCAACGTGGACGTGCACACCTGGCAGTTGAATGTCGTGCGCACCGTCCAGTCCACCGGGCATGAACAGACGTGGACCACCACCAAGCGGGCCAGTGCCAGCTTCCTCGCGCAGTCGGGCACGCTCGACGGGTTGCGGGACCTGCAGCGCGGGGTCACGGTGGATCTCATCCCCACGGTGACGTCGAGTGCCTTCGGTGGCCAGGGTGCCACGCCGGGCTCGTGGCGATACGATACGCAGCGCCCCGACATCGGCGGCAGTGCGCGGTGGGGGATCACCAGCAATCTGACGCTCTCGGGAACGGCCAATCCTGACTTCTCGCAGGTGGAAGCTGACGCCACGCAGTTTTCCGCCGATCCGCGCATCGCGGTGTTCTTCGCCGAACGGCGCCCCTTCTTCCTCGAGAGTCAGGAGCAGTTCAGCACACCCAATCGCCTCATCTACACGCGCCGCATTTCGCAGCCGGTCTTTGCCACGAAGCTCACCGGCAAGCAGCGCGGCTTCGACATCGGCGTGCTGTCGGCGGTGGACAGCCGCGAGGCCTCGGCCACGGGGCGCGAGTCTCCCCTATTCAACATCGTGCGCCTGCAGCGGGATCTGGGAAAGCAGAGTCGGCTGGGGTTCGTGTACACCGATCGTACCGAGGGGCGCAACTGGAATCGGGTGGTGGGGGTGGACGGCCGACTCGTGCGCGGCGTCTACAGCGTGCAGGCACAGGCGGTACGCAGCTTCACGCGCGCCGGTGACGTTTCGGGGGCCGCGCCGCTGTGGGATCTCTCCGCCGTGCGCAATGGACGGGCGTTCTACGCCCGCTATGTGCTCAATGGCATCTCGCGCGATTTCGATGCGCAGAGCGGGTTCATTGCGCGTCCCGGGATCGCGAATGTGAGCGCCACGCACCGGCTCAATCTGTTCGGTAAACCCGGTGCCCTGGTGGAGGTGTTCAGCCCCGAGGTGTACCTGCTGGGACGCTACCAGTACGCGGATTTCGTGAACCGACGACCGGCGCAGGATGCGCAGCTGCATCTGCGCACCAACACCCGCCTGCGCGGCGGCTGGCAGGTGGGGGCGCAATGGCTGCGTGAGGAGTTCGGGTACGATCGTGACCTCTACACCAACTACGTGCTGCTGCGCCCTGCGGTGGGCGGACGCGTGGATACCCTTGGCTACACCGGCACCCGGCGACTGCCCAACTTCGATTGGGTCACCTCGGTGAGCACGCCGGAGTTCAAGCGATTCAGTGCCACGACGGTCGCGGTCTGGGGGCAGGATGAGAACTTCCCCGAATGGAGTTCCGCCGACATCCTCATCTTCAATCAGTCGCTCAATCTGCGTCCCACCGAGCAGCTGCGCCTGTCGGCGACGTGGGCGTACGAGACCTTCCGTCGCAAGACGGATGGTTCGCTCGTGCTCTCCCGCAACACCCCTCGCGTACGTGCGGAATATCAGATCACGCGGCAGGTCTTCGTACGGGTCATCGGTGAACACTCGGTGGTGCAGCAGGATTCGCTGCGTGACGACTCGCGCACCGAGCTTCCGGTATACCTGCGCCAGCGTGACGGGACGCTACGGCGCGCGGCCGCCTTCGAGCGGACCCGCGCCCGACTCGACGTGCTCTTCTCGTACCTGCCGTCCCCGGGGACGGTGGTGTACTTCGGCTACGGCGACCAGCTGCGCGCCGACGAGCCCGATGGTTCCCGCACCCTGCGTCGCTCGGCGGATGTGTTCTTCGCCAAGGTGAGCTACCTGTTCCGGATGCAGTAG
- a CDS encoding sulfite exporter TauE/SafE family protein: MSLTATSEIRTLLLAAIVALAALFIWRWWRSIDRGSGERLVPTPIQLGIGFVVNFFDTLGIGSLATTTAAFKALRMVPDERLPGTMIVGLTLSVVTQALIFISKIEIDPTFLLLMIATALVGGWLGAGVVSRLPRRPIQVGMGVALLSAALFMTIAQLNRMPVGGSALTLHGPSLWLALGINFVLGALIMLGIGNYGPTFVLLSALGMDPRAAFPIMMGSGAFAALLGCLEFVKRRNQVNQPAIGLAMGGIPGVLVAALLVTSLPLDLLRWLVIAVVIYAAATMLRSHDRAP, translated from the coding sequence ATGTCGCTCACCGCCACATCCGAGATCCGCACCCTGCTGCTGGCGGCCATCGTGGCGCTCGCCGCGCTCTTCATCTGGCGCTGGTGGCGCTCCATTGATCGTGGCAGCGGCGAGCGCCTCGTGCCCACGCCGATCCAGCTGGGCATCGGGTTCGTGGTGAACTTCTTCGACACCCTCGGCATCGGATCGCTCGCCACCACCACCGCCGCCTTCAAGGCGTTGCGCATGGTGCCCGACGAACGGTTGCCCGGTACCATGATCGTGGGGCTCACCCTGTCGGTGGTCACCCAGGCGCTCATCTTCATCTCGAAGATCGAGATCGACCCCACCTTCCTGCTCCTCATGATCGCGACCGCGCTCGTGGGCGGGTGGCTGGGAGCCGGTGTGGTGTCGCGGCTGCCGCGTCGCCCCATTCAAGTGGGCATGGGGGTGGCGCTGCTCTCCGCGGCGCTGTTCATGACCATCGCACAGCTCAACCGCATGCCCGTGGGCGGTTCGGCCCTCACTCTGCACGGGCCGTCGCTCTGGCTGGCGCTGGGCATCAATTTCGTGCTCGGCGCCCTCATCATGCTGGGCATCGGCAACTACGGCCCCACCTTCGTACTGCTCAGCGCGCTCGGCATGGACCCGCGCGCCGCATTTCCCATCATGATGGGGAGCGGCGCCTTTGCCGCGCTGCTCGGCTGCCTCGAGTTCGTGAAGCGGCGCAACCAGGTCAACCAGCCGGCCATCGGCCTCGCCATGGGGGGAATCCCCGGAGTGCTCGTGGCGGCGCTGCTGGTGACGTCACTACCCCTCGACCTGCTGCGGTGGCTGGTGATTGCGGTGGTGATCTACGCCGCGGCAACCATGCTGCGCTCCCATGACCGGGCGCCGTAA